The following proteins come from a genomic window of Chiloscyllium punctatum isolate Juve2018m chromosome 49, sChiPun1.3, whole genome shotgun sequence:
- the gpsm1b gene encoding G-protein-signaling modulator 1b isoform X9, with product MNVAKFSPEKKVNRDTSDEECFFDLLSRFQSNRMDDQRCTFEERQNGTAGSTSPPVSPLQDRISQASLIASPQTEEFFDLIASSQSRRLDDQRASVGNLPGLRITHNNSQVVMGHLRPDGDPQEPGDEFFNMLMKCQSSRIDDQRCAPPSPGPRGPTVPDEDFFSLIQRVQAKRMDEQRVDLPLTREGLEQTRPSSS from the exons AAGGTAAACAGAGATACTTCAGATGAAGAATGCTTCTTTGATCTACTGAGCCGTTTCCAAAGTAATCGTATGGACGATCAGCGTTGTACATTTGAAGAGCGTCAAAATGGCACGGCAGGGAGTACATCACCCCCTGTGTCTCCTCTGCAGGACAGAATAT CTCAGGCATCCCTCATTGCATCCCCACAAACAGAGGAGTTTTTCGACTTGATAGCAAGTTCTCAGAGCCGCAGATTAGATGATCAACGAGCCAGCGTGGGCAACTTGCCTGGACTGAGGATCACGCACAACAACAGCCAGGTGGTGATGGGACATCTGCGACCTGATGGAGATCCTCAGGAACCCGGAGATGAGTTTTTCAACATGTTAATGAAATGTCAG TCATCCAGGATCGACGATCAGAGATGTGCACCTCCCAGCCCGGGACCAAGGGGACCCACTGTCCCCGATGAGGACTTCTTCAGCCTAATCCAGCGAGTGCAAGCCAAGCGCATGGATGAGCAGCGCGTTGACCTTCCTTTGACCCGTGAAGGTCTAGAACAGACCAGGCCTAGCTCCAGCTGA